A genomic window from Nicotiana sylvestris chromosome 11, ASM39365v2, whole genome shotgun sequence includes:
- the LOC138881367 gene encoding uncharacterized protein — MKAQALADHLAENPVDEEYEPLGTYFPDEEVIHIDKVEQDEKPGWILFFDGAANMKGVRIEAVLISETGHHYPVMAPLRFYCTNNMAEYEACILGLRLAIDMGFKEVLVLGDSDLLEQQIHREWETRDLKLIPYRQCLHDLCQRFRSVEFRHILRIHNEVADALANLASMLHHPVKAYVDPLHIQVRDQHAYCNVVEEELDSEPWFHDIREYIRMGVYLVHATGDQKRIIQRLASGFFLSGGDFVQENSRSWTFEVPRC, encoded by the coding sequence ATGAAAGCTCAAGctttggccgatcatttggctgagaacccagtggatgaagagtatgagccattggggacttattttcctgatgaagaggtgatacaTATTGACAAGGTGGAGCAGGATGAAAAGCCAGGTTGGatacttttctttgatggagccgctaacatgaaaggtgtcagAATAGAGGCTgtgctcatttctgaaacagggcatcactaccctgttatggccccgcttcgtttctattgtactaacaacatggctgagtacgaggcatgtattttgggtttgaggttagctatagACATGGGATTcaaggaagtcttggtcttgggagattcggatcttttggagCAGCAGATTCACagagaatgggagactcgggatttaaagctcataccgtatcgacaatgtttgcacgatctttgtcaacggttcagatcagtagaattcaggcatattctgaggatccataatgaggttgccgatgccttGGCTAacttggcgtcaatgttacaccatccggtcaaagcttatgttgaccctctgcatattcaagttcgtgatcagcatgcctactgtaaTGTGGTTGAGGAGGAGCTTGATagtgaaccgtggttccatgatatccgggaatacatcaggatgggggtgtatctgGTACacgccacaggtgatcaaaagagaataattcaacgtttggctagtggatttttcttgagcgggGGGGATTTTGTACAAGAGAACTCTAGATCTTGGACTTTTGAGGTGCCTAGATGCTAA